In the Ornithinimicrobium pratense genome, CGTGCCTGGGCCCTCGGCGGTGCTGATGTCTTTGGCGGTCAGCGGGCTGCCGGTCGACCGGTTCTGCTTCGAAGGTTTTTTGCCACGCAAGGCCGGTGAGCGCGAGCGCATGCTGTCCGCCCTGGCCGAGGAGCCCCGGACGATGGTCTTTTTCGAGGCGCCGCACCGGCTCGCCACCACCCTGTCGGCGATGGCCGGGGTCTTCGGCGACGGGCGCCCGGCGGCTGTCTGCCGCGAGTTGACCAAGACCTACGAGGAGGTCCGCCGGGGAGGTCTGGCCGATCTGGCGGCCTGGGCCGAGCCGGGGGTCAAGGGTGAGATCACCGTCGTCGTGGCCGGACGGTCAGCGACTGCGGGCGGCGAGGTGGACCTTGCCGAGGTCGTGGCGCAGGTGCTCGCGCGCACCGCGGCTGGGGAGCGGCTCAAGGACGTGACCCGAGACCTGGCCGCGAAGACCGGGCTGTCCGCCAAAGCGCTCTACGACGCAGCTGTGGCGGCGCGCTAGGTCCCCAGCTGCATCGCGAGCGGGAGGACCCCGTGGGTCTGCGGTAGCTCGGTGTCGCTATCGCGACATTGATGTACCGCACTCCCGGCCGGGGCGGCGCAGGCCACGGACACCCGCTCCGACGGGGGCGCGTGTTGTGCCATCACGCCCCGTACGGCACACTCACCCCCAGCGCCGACGCCCTGGTCGGCGCGGACGTGGCGAGGAGGCCGCACGGTATGAGGTTCAACTGGTCCGCCCTGCTTGGCGGCCTGGTCGGCGGTGCCGTGACGGCCGTCGTCGCCGGGATAGTCGTGGCGCGCTACCTGCCGGAGGTCGGCTCGGACCACACCCTGGGAGGAGCGGGGGTGGCGGCGCTGGCCGCAGCGTTGAGCGGGGCGGTGGGCGTCATCGTCGGCTGGCTCGTGCACCGTCGTCGAGGGCGCGGGCTCGGCGGCATCGCGGCCATCGTCACCGTGCTAGGAGCGGGCTGGGGGACGTGGACGTGGTTCACGGCCAGCTGGGGGGTCACCGGCATCGGCCGCACCGTCGTCGAGGGCATCCTCATCCTGGGTCTGGGGATGCTCGTGCTTGCCACCGCCTGCGGCATGACCGCGGCGCTGCTGCAGCACCGCTCCCGGCACGACCCAGAGGCTGCACGCCTCCGCTGAGGTAGGAGGCCCAGAGGCTGTCGGGGCCAGCCCGGCCAACCCCCTACTCGTAGCCAGCCTCGGCCATCAGCTGGTCCCGCTTCTGTCGTGCGGCCCTTCCACGCCGCCACAGCATGAACCCGCCCCAGAGCAGCATGAGGAAGAGGAAGACCACCAGGACCGGCAAGAAGATCGCCACCAGCGACATGGTCACCGCAGCCCCGTCCTCGGCGGCCGACACGACCGGGGTGCCCAACCCACCCGTCGAGGCATTCACGACCGGCCTGGCAACGGCCTTGCCGGTGTGCACCACACCTGCGGTCAGTATCCCGAGCAGCACCCCGATCCACGGGTTGTCCTGCATGAAGGACGAGCCGCGCTCCAGGCCACCTGCCGCCGTCGTGGCCGCAAAGATCAGGCCACCCGTCGCCGGCCGGATAAAGGTGCCCACCGCGTCGTTGAGGTGGTCGACGAGCGCGATCTTGTCCAGGACGACCTCTGAGAGCAGCAGCACCGCGGCGATGCCAATCGCCCACCAGGATTCGATCCAGGCATACTGCACCGGCAGATCCAGGACCTCGGTGAAGCGCGCGATGAGCGCGACCAGAAGGAACGGGATGTAGGCGTTGAGGCCGGCCGCGGCCGACAGGCCGGCTCCGGTCAGGGCAGCGAGCATAGGACGCCTCGCCTTTCTTCTCGGCGGCCCTCCGGCGGAGGGCGGTCTTCCTCAGTCAACCACGGGGTATGCCGTCCCTCTTCCGCTGACGGGTGGCCAGCGGATTCGTCCGCGACAACCTCCCCAACCTTTGCCGACCCTGCGCCGTTACCGGGTGGAGGATAGGCCGGACGACCGATGAGGAGCGACGGGTGCGCAGCAGTGACGACGTGGCCTACGTCGAGTTCATCGACGCGTCCAGAGCGACGCTGCTGGCCTATGCCTGGCTGCTGACGGGCAACGGGCACGCTGCCGAGGAGCTCGT is a window encoding:
- the rsmI gene encoding 16S rRNA (cytidine(1402)-2'-O)-methyltransferase — protein: MTPGEPSQGALVLAATPIGDARDASPRLVLELGSADVVAAEDTRRLRRLVERLGVSVGGEIVSYHEHNEASRTEELVARIAQGARVVVVTDAGMPSVSDPGYRLVRACVEQDLRVTCVPGPSAVLMSLAVSGLPVDRFCFEGFLPRKAGERERMLSALAEEPRTMVFFEAPHRLATTLSAMAGVFGDGRPAAVCRELTKTYEEVRRGGLADLAAWAEPGVKGEITVVVAGRSATAGGEVDLAEVVAQVLARTAAGERLKDVTRDLAAKTGLSAKALYDAAVAAR
- a CDS encoding DUF4126 domain-containing protein, giving the protein MLAALTGAGLSAAAGLNAYIPFLLVALIARFTEVLDLPVQYAWIESWWAIGIAAVLLLSEVVLDKIALVDHLNDAVGTFIRPATGGLIFAATTAAGGLERGSSFMQDNPWIGVLLGILTAGVVHTGKAVARPVVNASTGGLGTPVVSAAEDGAAVTMSLVAIFLPVLVVFLFLMLLWGGFMLWRRGRAARQKRDQLMAEAGYE